The Spirosoma sp. SC4-14 DNA window TCCATCACAATTACGCAGCCTTTGGCAGCATTATATTTTTCAAGTGCCGAACGCAGTGCCGACTCAGCCATATCCTGATAGTTGACATCGATGGTGGTATAGAGGTCCATACCCGATTCGGGCTTCATATCAGGTCCGTCGCTAACGGGCTTACGAACGCCCCCCGACAATACTTCTACCAGACCAACGGCATTTTTACCAGCCAGAGCGGGCTGAAAACTGGCTTCCAGGCCCATTAGCCCACGACCAGTTTTTGCATCAAGATTACCAATCGTTCGTTCGGCCATGTGACCGAACGGATGGTAACGTTCATAATATGGACGCAATACTCCCCCTCGGGCTGCCACTTTGGCTGTTGATCGGAAAAACGGCCAGGCCCGCATATACTGGCGCTCCTGAAACGTTACCCGACGCCGATTTAACAATACATACCGCCGTTTACGGGCGCGGGCATCGCTAACCAGATCGGTATAGTCGCGAGCCGACCGGTCGCCAAAAATCCGCGACAATAGTAAACCAAGCGAGTCTTTTTTCTTATCGAAATAGTCCTGCTTGGCCATTGTTGGATCTAATCCTACTACATAAGTAGGCAATGACGTTGCCAGCAGGCTGCCATCGGTCGCATAAATATTGCCCCGTTGCGCTCTGATCGTATCGCGCTGGATAATGGTTGTAGCGACTCGTTCGCGCCATAATTTTTTATTGAACCGCTGAAAATACTGAACGTATACAAGGCGGACAACAACGCACATGGCAAGAGCAATAACGATATAAAAAACGTGATTGGCCCGTTGAATGATATCCTGTTTAATGTTCATTGGTCTTCACAACGATTTTATGAGGAGGGTTCTGGCTATCGGTTAGGCCCAGAGCAGACACCCGTTTAATAAGCTCCGATTGTTTACCACTTTTATCGAAATCGGCCCGCAGAACGGTTGCCTGCGACCGAAGCTCGTCGACCTGATTTTTGGTGCGGTGGATTCGTCGAACAAGGCGTTCGGCGTTATGATTCAACCCAATATAGACAACCAGCAAAAAGGTAACCCATAAAATACGGTCGATGTGCCGAATTGGCCACGCATTGTCTTCGCCAAATAGCCGGTCGAGCCCAATGAAATCATTGAGCCACGACGCCATCCGAATTCGGCGCCGTTGCTTTTTTTGCTTAGCGACCCGTTCGGGTTCACGAAATGTATTTTTAGCCATAATGGGTTAGAGATTGGCTGCACAAAGTAACAAAAAACGATGGGCTGCTGGTAGCCTATAAATAGGAAACGATGACATCGTTTCGAAAAAATGTCATCGTTTCCTATCGTTAACCCAATCTTACTACTCTTTCCATCGCCATTCGTTGGCAATCTGTAAAGGAGTTCGTAACCCTTGTGCAGCCAGATAATCACGGGTTTGCGTATCGGTCTGCCGACGGGTGGGAATGTCATCGGCATCGGCCAGCGCAAAGAGTAACATGGCTGCATAACGAACCGTATTTTTGAGTTGATCGGCATTAACCAGATTGATCCGGTCGCAATCGGCATGATAACAGTCCAATACCTCCCGCGCCAAATGACCATTCATGCCCACAACCGGTACACCTTCCAGCATAAACGGTTGATGATCGGAATGCAACCCGGCCTGATTATTCATCTGATTGGCAAAAGCAGGCTCAACCCGCTTCATGGTTTCGCCAACATTTGTTAAAAAAGGAACCATATCGGAGCGACCAAATGCATTCAGCCCCGTTGGGTCGTTGGTCATGTCGAGGTTCAACATATAGCGAACCTTATCCAGTTCTTTCTTCTTTTTCAGGTTGTCGACCATTGCCCGCGACCCAAGTAAACCCTGTTCTTCGCCCATAAACAGCACAAATTCGATCGTCCGTTTTGGTTTCAACTTCAAGGCTTTAAACGTCCGGGCAATATCCATGACGGCAAACGAGCCAATACCATTGTCAATTGCACCCGTGGCCAGATCCCACGAATCGAGGTGGCCGCCAACAATTATTTTTTCGTCAGGATACTTCGACCCTTTCAATGTAGCAATTACATTACGAGCCCGGATTTTGCGGCTCGTATTGGTCATTTCGATAACGGCATGCAGTGGACTGGCTTCTTCTTTCATCCAGGCCCGCAATGCCTGACCACTTTCGTAGGAAATACAGACCGACG harbors:
- a CDS encoding FtsL-like putative cell division protein, encoding MAKNTFREPERVAKQKKQRRRIRMASWLNDFIGLDRLFGEDNAWPIRHIDRILWVTFLLVVYIGLNHNAERLVRRIHRTKNQVDELRSQATVLRADFDKSGKQSELIKRVSALGLTDSQNPPHKIVVKTNEH
- a CDS encoding M20/M25/M40 family metallo-hydrolase encodes the protein MHRTFYVPRFRLVLFCIGTAGLLTAFYPNTRSISLEKAFSRINEEVMQHSRAYETLVDASKTIGHRLTGSPNGSRAETYAFDLLSSYGFKDVQYEPFEVEAWTRDTVTLSVVPNRSDNFREVPVVSLAHSPVEAHIRGEIIDVGNGLEGDFAAVKDQLKGKVALVNIGLAAPTKGARNLHRSEKTALAIQYGAAGVIMVNLVPGNVLLTGTASVTGKLIPIPSVCISYESGQALRAWMKEEASPLHAVIEMTNTSRKIRARNVIATLKGSKYPDEKIIVGGHLDSWDLATGAIDNGIGSFAVMDIARTFKALKLKPKRTIEFVLFMGEEQGLLGSRAMVDNLKKKKELDKVRYMLNLDMTNDPTGLNAFGRSDMVPFLTNVGETMKRVEPAFANQMNNQAGLHSDHQPFMLEGVPVVGMNGHLAREVLDCYHADCDRINLVNADQLKNTVRYAAMLLFALADADDIPTRRQTDTQTRDYLAAQGLRTPLQIANEWRWKE